The genomic DNA ATGACCTGACCCGCGAAGAGGTCATGGAGATCTACGGCCGTGTGGCCACGACCACGAGCGAGATCGCCGCATTGGAGAGCGAGCTCGCCGAGGCGCGGGAGCAGGTTCTCGCGCAGGAGATCCAGCGCTCCGCAGCGCGCGAGCGGCTGGCTGAGGACTTCGCCAACGAGGAGCCGGCGTGACCACCCTCGCCGAGCGTCCCGCGGCCCTCGCCGAGCGCCTGTCGCGAGTGCCGCGCCCCGCGCCGCGGCTGTCCACCGTCGTCTCGTACGGCGTCATCATCGCGGTCCTCGGGCTCGGCGTCTGGTCGTTCATCGGCCTCGACTACAGCCTGAAGAGCCTCGAGACCACCGGTGCCAATCTCTCCCGATTCCTCAGCATGGCGACGCCGATGCAGTGGCCGGGATGGGATGTCACGGCCGAGGTCCAGGGCGGCGGCGAGAAGGTCTTCGTCACGACGTGGGTCGGCTTCGAGCCGATCTGGGACATGTTCCTCACGATCGTCATCACGCTCGCGCTGGTCATCGCCGGTACCGCGCTCGCCGCCGTGCTGTCGATCCCGGTCGCGTACGGAGCGGCGCGCAACACCACGCCCAATGCCGCAGTGATGGCGCTGTGCCGCGGAATCGGCGTGGTCACGCGGGCGATTCCCGACATCGTCTTCGTCGTGGTGCTCGCGTTCCTGTGGTTCAACTCCGGCACCCTTCCTGCGATCGTCGCGATCGGAATCCACTCGGTCGGCATGATCTCGAAGATGTTCGCAGACGCGATCGAGCAGGTCGACGAGGGCCCGCGCCTCGCGATCCGCTCCGCCGGCGGCACGAAGGCGCAGCAGTTCTGGTCGGGCGTCGTACCGCAGGTGCTCCCGGCATGGGTCGCGGTGACGCTGCACCGTGCCGACATCAACCTCAGAGGCACGGTCATCCTCGGGGTCGTGGGTGTCGTCGGCATCGGCTACGAGCTGGACGACGCGCTGCACGGCGGTCCGGCCGGCATGCGGCGTGTGATCCCTCTCGTCGTGATCATCATTGCGCTGTGCGTGCTGTTCGAGATCGTCTCCTCGCTGCTGCGCTCCAGACTGCTGAACGTCCGGCCGACCGGCAAGAGCGTGGGCGACACGGTGGCTCGCGCCGTCGCGCGCAGGAAGGCGTCCGCTGAGGGCGCGACCAGCACCGGCACGGCCACGACGCATGATCGCAATACGCGGATCGAGGCAGCCATGCACCGCCCCTGGGATCGCACCCGCGTCGGCAACACGCTGTGGATCTGGCTCGGCATCGCCGCGGTCGTCGGCGCATTCCTCTACACCGCGCCGGATGTCACGAAGATGTTCGCGCCCGCGTGGAACGAGATCGTCGACCCCACGCGCGACCGTGCGATCTGGCCGCCGCATTTCGGCAGCAGGGACTGGTCGGATGTGCTCGCGGCGGTCGTGACGACCATCCAGATCGCGTTCGCCGCGACGCTGATGGCGACGATCATCTCGGCGATCGTCGGACCGCTGTCGGCGCGGAACGTGGCGCCCAACAGCACGGTGCGCAACGTGTTCCGCGGCATCGCCCTCGTCATCCGAGCGATCCCCGACCTCGTCGTCGCGATCCTGTTCATCATCGCTGCGGGCATCGGGCCGCAGGCGGGTGCCCTTGCACTGGGCATCGGCGGCGTCGGACTGCTCGCGAAGCTCATCGGCGACTCGATGGAGGAGGTGCCGAATGGTCCTGAGCGCGCACTCGCCGCCGCCGGCGGCACACGTGCGCAGGTCTTCTTCTCGTCGACTGTGCCGATGTCAGTCCCGGCGCTCGTCAGTCACCTGATGTATCTGCTGGAGCAGAACATCCGCTCGGCGACCCTGCTCGGGATCGTCGGCGCAGGCGGCATCGGCTTCCTGCTGCTGAATGCGCTGCAGGGGCGTCACTTCGACGAGGTGCTCGCCTATGTTCTCGTGATCATCGGCATGGTCGTGATCGTCGAGGCGGCTTCGATCCTGATCCGGCGCGCTCTGAAGTAGAGCCGGTGGCCTCAGGCCGCCAGCCAGAGGCCTTTCCGGTCGGTGGAGATCCGCAGACCGGCTGCGACGATCTCGTCGGCGCCGATCCTGGCGCCTCTGGCGATGCGTGCGCCGGCGCCGATCTCGGTGCGGACGCCGATGTGCGCGCCGTCGCCGACCGCAGCGCCCTGGCCGATGTGGGCGTGCGCGTCGATGTAGGCGTTGTCGCCGATGACGGCATCCGGTTCGACCCACGCGCCGCGGGCGACCTTCGTTCCCGCGCCCACGCGCGCTCCTGGTTCGACATAGGCGCCGGCTTCGACAACAGCCTTCGGGTGCACCTTCGCTCCGTGCGCGACCAGACCGCGCCCGTTCACGTGCTTGCGATACCGCAGGGTCGAGCCCTGCTCGTCTTCGATATCGATGTAGTTCTTACCCAAGATTCCTCCCGTGTCCGGACATCTCCGGATATATGAACAACCACGGGAGTGGCGAATTCATTCCCGAACAGGGATGCAGGGGCTCGAGTCTGTCGCTGTGTCACCGTTGGCAGCTCGGGCACCAGAAGGTGACGCGTTCACGCGTCGGATCGGCGCCCTGTTCACCTCGACGGATGAGCGTTCCGCATCGCCTGCACGGCCGGTTCCCGCGGCCGTAGACCCACGTGCTCCGCCCCGGCCGATCGACACCGGTGAACGTGCGGTTCACCCGCAGCCGGTTGGCGCGTATCGTGCGTGTGCCCAGGTCGAGCAGCGCTCGGACGTCGACCTCGGGGGCGGGCGTCGTCGGCAGGATTCCGCGGAGGAACAGCAGTTCTGCCGCGTACTCGTTGCCGAAGCCCGCGACGTTGCGCTGGTCGAGCAGTGCGACGTGGATGCTGCGGGCATCGGCGCCCAATCGGCGCGCCGCCTCGACGGGGTTCCAGTCATCCGCAAGAGGGTCAGGGCCCAGATGCCCGAGCAGCTGATCCTCGGCACTGGTCGGGATGAGTTCGACCTCTGCGATGTCGACTCCGACGGCTTCCCGGTCGGCAGTGCCGACGATCGCGCGTACCTTGAAGTCCGGATGCTTCCACTTCTCGCCCGGGCGGTAGAGGAGCCAGGCGCCGTCCATGCGCAGATGGGAATGCAACGTCATCTCGCCGACGCGCAGCAGCAGGTGCTTGCCGCGTGAGACGCATCCGCCGATGGTGTCGCCGGTCAGATCGGCGGTGGCGAAGGCAGGAACGCGCAGGTCGAAACGCGTGACGACTTCGCCCGCCAGCGCCTCATCGAGACGCAGCGCGGTGCGGAAGACGGTGTCGCCTTCAGGCATCGGGCGGAGCCGCTCGCTCGGTGAGTGATCGCGCGAGGATCGTGGACCCTGCGACCGCGGCCGGCATCGTGATGATCGCGCCGAACGGAATCAGGAAGCACAGCTGCGTCGCGACGCCGAAGCCGATGACTCGCGCCCGGCCGGAACGCAGCAGTGCCGAGCGCGAATAAGCGGTCAGCCCGCGAGCGTCGAAGGCTCGTCCGGTGAGTTCGCGTGCGACCAGACGACCGGAAAGGATCACGCCGATGACCGACGCGAGCACCCCACCCACGACGGGGATGAATCCGATGACGAGGGTGAGCAGTGCCACCAGGATGCCGAGGACGACAAGGCGGATGCCCTCGCCGATCGTGGTCAGCAATCCGGTGTCGCCGGTCGGTTCGGGGCCACCGAGCGAGCGTTCGATCCCGCGCCAGATGCGCTGGTAGAAAGGGTCGCCGATCGTCAGCGTGAGCGCGGTGAACACGGCGCCGCTGAGCGCGAGCGCCGCGACGAGGATGACCGCGCCGAGGCTGAACCGCAGCAGTTCCTGCCACGGGCTGACCCAGGCATCGGCGAAGGGCGTGGCCCAGTCGGTGATCGATCCGAGCGTGAGCCCGAGCGGGATCAGCGCGCCCGCGAGCAGCAGGAATGCGATGACTGCGGGGATGAGTCCGAGCGCGAGCAGCTTCGGCCGCGTGCGCCACATGCCGAATCCGCGCCCGAGGATCCGGACGCCGGTGAAGAACTCGCGGATCATGCCTATAGCGTAAGGGCGCATCGGCGAGCCCGAGTTTCCGGCGCGAGACCGAGCGTGCGCAGCTCGGTTTCGCGCCGGAGCGTCGGTCTCACCGCTAAATGGCCTTGCGTAGCGCGAAGCCGCGCGGCGTCGCCACGAACCCGGCTTCCTGCAGGGCCATCGCGAAGTCGGTGCCGTAGATCGCCTCGCCGTTGATCTTCTCCACGGTGAGGGTTTCGAGCCTGCGTGCACGTGAGGTCACGGCGAGATCGGATGCCGCGGCACGCAGCAGTTCCGGATCATCATCGAACGCGAGCACCGTGCGTCCGCCGCGTTCGAGGTAGAGCACGAGCGCCCCGTCGACGAGGACGACCAGGCCGCCGGCCTTGCGTCCTGGCCGATGCGAAACGCCCTCGCGTCGCGGCCAGGCCAGCGCCGCTCCGTACGGGTTCGCGGGGTCGGTCGCGGCCAGCGTGACGGCCTTGCGCGGTGGCGGATCGGCCAGGGCCGCGAACGTGCGCAGGCGATCGACCGTGGCGGATGCCGCGAACTGCGCCGCGCCGAGCTTCTCGATGACGTAGCCGCGTCGGCAGTGCCCGGCCTCTTCGAACCCGGCCAGCACGCGGTATGCCTGGGCGAAGCCGCCGGGCGCGCCTTCGGCCTGTACGGCCCCACGGGTGACGACGCCGTAGCGGTCGAGCAGCAGCCCTGCGTTCACGGTCGCTCGGCGCGCAGCATCGCCGGAGTCGCTCCCTGAGCCTGTCGAAGGCAGCAGCGACCAGCGCCCGCCGACCGCTGCCGGCCTGGCGGGTGTGCGCGCCAGCGACATGTCACGGTACGTGCGCGTGCGAGGCGCGCGGCGGGTCACCCGGTGCGCCTGCGAGCCGCCGGCGAGCAGCGACCGGATCGGTGCGAACGTGTCGTTGGTGACCCTGCTCGACCACGTGAGGTTCCACAGGGCCTCGAGTACCGACTGCTCATTCTCGGCGCCGGTCATCTCACGCAACTGTGCGGCGAAATAGGCGCCGCCTGCTCCCAGCGCACTGAGTAGCTGCGCTTCGAGGGAGTCGGGTGCGATCTCGTCTTCAGGTTCGGGCAGCGTGAAGGGCGCGAGGTCGGCGGGATGCAGCGAGACCCATCCGTCACGCCCCGGCAGCGTGCCGTGGCCCGACCAGATGACCTCGCCGCTGGCGGTCAGCTCGTCCAACAACGCCGGTGTGTAGTCGCGGACTCTGGAGGGCAGAACCAGCGATTCCCATGCGCTCGCCGGGATCGGCACGCCGGCGAACTGCTCGATCACCGACACGACGCCGTCGAGCCCCTCGAGCGGGCGCCCGAGGTGCTGCCACTCCGGCAAGAACCGCGCGTAGGCCTCAGGGGAGACCGGTTCGACGCTGCCGCGGATGGCCGCGAGCGAGCGCATCCGCAGCCGGCGCAGCACCTCGGTGTCGCACCACTCGATCTCCGACGAAGAACCGGACCCTGAGCCTGTCGAAGGGGCCGGCAGGAAGTATCCACTGGTGAGGCGCCCTGTGTTCTCCAGCCGCTGCAGCGTGTGACGGGCGACGGCTGAGCCGATCCCGAAGCGGAGCGAGACGGCATCCGTCGTGAACGGACCGTGAGTTCTCGCGAAACGGGCGACCAGGTCGCCGAGCGGATCGGCGAACGGTTCGAGGAACGCGACCGGGATGCCCGTGGGCAGCGCGACGCCCAGCGCATCGCGCAGGCGCCCGGCGTCTTCGATGGCTGCGACGCGGGCGGTGCCGGCGATCGTGACCGGGATGGCGCGGCGGGCGGCGACGAGGTCGTCGAGGTGCTGTTGCGCGATGGCACCTGAGGCGGATTCGGGGGAAGCTTCGTCTCGCTGCGCTCGCTCAGCCCGTTTCGTCTCGCTGCGCTCGCTCAACGACCCGTCGGCGCTGCCCGACTCCGCACTCGGATCCTGCAGCCGCTCCGCGACCTCAGCCGGATCGAGCGGTCCCAGCATCCGCAGCAGATCGGCGACGCCTTCCAGGCCGCGCACGCGGCGCTCCGGGTCGAGGCGCTGGGCCTCCTGCTCCCATTGTGCGAGCACGTCGGGGTCGAGCAGTTCGCGCAGTTCGACGGTTCCGAGGAGTTCGCCGAGCAGCGCCGGATCGACCGACAGCGCAGCGGCGCGGCGCTCGGCGAGCGGAGAGTCGCCCTCGTACATGAACGCGCCGACGTAGCCGAACAGCAGGTCTCGCGCATACGGCGACGGCTGCGCCGGTTCGGTCTCGACGAGGCGCACCTTGCGTTCGGCGATGGCGTTCGTGAGTCGTCGGAGTGACGGGAGGTCGTAGACATCCTGCAGCACTTCGCGCAGCGTCTCGAGGATGACTGGGAAGGTGGGGTGGCGCCGTGCGACCTCGAGCAGCTGCGCTGAGCGCTGGCGCTGCTGCCACAGCGGCGTGCGCTTGTTCGGGTTCATGCGCGGCATCAGCAGGGCGCGCGCCGCGCACTCGCGGAACCTCGAGGCGAACAGGGCCGAGCCGCCGACCTCTTCAGTGACCACGTGCTCGAGTTCGTCGGGGTCGAACACGAACAGCTCAGCGCCGGGCGGCTCGGCATCGGCATCCGGAATCCGCACGATGATGCCGTCATCGCTCGCGACCGCCGATCCCTCGACACTGAGTCGCTCCCTGATGCGCGCGTTGATCGCGAGCGCCCAGGGCGCGTGCACCTTCATGCCGTACGGGGAATGCAGGATGACGCGCCAGTCGCCGACCTCGTCTCGACCGCGCTCGACCGTGAGCGTGCGGTCGGTCGGGAGGGTGCCGGTGGCTTCGCGCTGCTCGCTGAGATGCGCCATCAGATTGGTGCGCGCCTGCTCGTCGAGGCCAGCCTCGATCAGGCGCTGGGCGGCCTTCTCCGGGGCCGCAGCTGACACCTCGCGGGAGAACTTGCCCAGTGCCTCGCCCAGCTCGTATGGGCGCCCGATGCCGTCGCCGTGCCAGAACGGCACCTTGCCGGGCTGTCCGTACGCGGGCAGCACGTTGACGCGGTCGTGGGTGATCTCGGCGATCCGCCAGCTGGTCGTGCCGAGCGTGAACACGTCGCCCACTCGGGACTCGTAGACCATCTCTTCGTCGAGCTCGCCGACGCGTCTTCCCGCTCCCTCGCCGGGGACGAAGACGCCGAACAACCCTCGGTCGGGGATCGTGCCGCCGCTGGTGACGGCGATGCGCTGCGCGCCGGGTCGTCCGGTGAGCGTGCCGGCATCCCGATCCCAGACGAGTCGTGGGCGGAGCTCGGCGAACTCGTCGGACGGGAAGCGGCCCGCGAGCAGGTCGAGCGTCGCCTCGTAGGCGGAGCGGGGGAGCGATTGGAAGGGTGCGCTGCGCCGGACGGTCTCGAACCACTCCTCGACGCTGATCGGCGCCAGCGCGCAGGCCGCGACGGTCTGCTGCGCGAGGATGTCGAGCGGGTTGCGCGGCACCGCGATGGCTTCGATCTTGCCCGCCAGCATCCGCTCGGTGACGATCGCGGTGTGGAGCACGTCGCCGCGGTGCTTGGGGAAGAGCGCTGCGCGGCTGATCTCGCCGACCTGGTGTCCTGCGCGTCCGACGCGCTGCAGGCCGGATGCCGCGGACGGCGGCGCCTCGACCTGGATGACGAGGTCGACGGCGCCCATGTCGATGCCGAGTTCGAGGCTGCTCGTCGCGACGACGCAGCGCAGGATGCCGGATTTCAGTTCTTCTTCGACGAGCGCCCGCTGCTCCTTCGAGACCGAGCCGTGGTGCGCCTTGGCGAGCACTGCGTCCGCGCCTGCGGTCGATCCGGCCTGCGCCATCATCGCGGCGGGCGGGCCCGCCCGCTCTGGGACGGGCACGCTCGGTCCCTGAGCCTGTCGAAGGGTGCGCTCGGCGTAGATCTCGTTGAGCCGGCCGGTGAGGCGCTCGGCGAGGCGACGCGAGTTCGAGAAGACGATCGTGGACTTGTTCTCGAGGATGCGGTCGACGATCGCCTCTTCGACGTGCGGCCAGACGGATCCCGTCACTTCGGTGTACTCGGCCGGGTCGTCGCTCGCGGGCGGAGTGCCGGGTGGGGGAGGCGGGTTGGTCATGTCGGCCATCGGCACGACGACCGAGAGGTCGAAGGTCTTGGATGCCTTCGGGGCGACGATCTCGACGGGCTCGGATCCGCCGAGGAAGCGGGCCACCTCGTCGATCGGGCGGACGGTGGCGGAGAGGCCGATGCGCTGCGCGGGGGAGGTGTCTTCGCGACCGGCTCGGCGGAGGGCATCCAGTCGCTCCAGGCTCACGGCCAGGTGCGCACCGCGCTTGGTCGCGGCGACCGCGTGCACCTCGTCGATGATGACGGTGTGCACGTCGCGCAGGGTCTCGCCCGCGCGACTGGTGAGCATCAGATACAGGGATTCGGGCGTGGTGATGAGGATGTCGGGTGGGTCGGAGACGAGCTTGCGGCGGTCGCTCGAGGTGGTGTCGCCCGAGCGGACGCCGACGCTCACAGACGGGGCCGCCAGCCCTAGCCGACGAGCGGATTGCCCGATGCCGACCAAGGGGGAGCGCAGGTTGCGCTCGACGTCGACGCCCAGCGCCTTCAGCGGTGAGATGTAGAGGATGCGCGTGCGCGCTGTGCCCTTCGCAGGGGCGGCATCGCCGGCATCCGTTCTCTCGCGGAAGACGCGGTCGATCGCCCACAGGAACGCCGACAGCGTCTTTCCCGATCCGGTCGGGGCGACGACGAGCGCGTGCCTGCCGGCTGAGATCGCGTCCCAGGCGCCGGCTTGCGCCGGGGTGGGCGCGCTGAAGGCGCCCCTGAACCAGTCCTGTGTGGCAGGGGTGAAGCGGTCGAGCACCCGGTGCGCTGAGCCTGTCGAAGCGTCGCTCATCACTCCATCATCGTCTGTGGGTGGGACATCGGGGCTGACTGCTCCCACCGCACGAGTGAGATTCGCGGTGGAGTCGAGGGCGAGCTCGGCATGCAGGCTGGTGGAAGTTGCCAGCCAGGTGCCGCGGCGGTGAAGCGCTGATTGGCTCAACTGCATCTGGGAATCGATATCGATTGTGGCTGATGGTAGCTTTCATCGCTCTCGGTCGGCATCATCGATGGATGGCGATGATGCGTCCTCGGAAGTTCGACGGGAAGGCGACGGCGCTGGTCTGGCCCAATCGACGGTGAGCAAACATCTCAGCTTCCTCCTTGAGTGTCGGCTCGTGTCCGTTCGTCCCTCTGGCAGGTCGTCGTGGTATTCGCTTTCCGAGCCAGCGGCGATCTCCGCGTTGATCGGCGCTGCGGAGGAACTCTTGGACGCAACAGGTACTAGGGCCGAACTGTGCGCGCATCTGCGCGGTCTCGGTGAGAAACGAAGAGAAGAAATGGAGACCCTCTGATGGGTGCAGGACATAGCCACGGGCCGGCTGTTGACGAGAAGGCGGGCCTTCCCGGCGACTACCGACGGAAGCTGTGGATCGCCTTCGGCATCACGGCGATGATCGCCGTCGCGCAGGCCGTTGGGTCAGTCGTGACTGGTAGCCTCGCGTTGCTGACCGATACGGCTCACGCGATCACGGACTCCTCGGGTCTCCTGGTGGCTCTTATCGCGGCAACTCTGATGCTGCGGCCCGCGAGCTCCAAGCGGACATGGGGATTCCGGCGCATCGAAGTCATCGCCGCGCTTGGTCAGGCCGCCCTGCTTCTCGTGGTGGGCTTCTACACCGCCATCGAGGGAGTCCGCCGCCTGTTCGAGCCCCCGGAGGTTCCGGCGACGGAGCTCCTGGTGTTCGGCGTCATCGGACTGACTGCCAACATCATCGCGATCCTCATCCTCTCCTCCAGCAGAGGAGCCAACTTCAACATGCGGGCCGCGTTCCTTGAGGCGCTCAACGACGCTCTAGGCTCACTCGGCGTCATCGTCGCCGCTATCGTGATCGCCACCACCGGGTTCATGCAGGCGGACGCTCTCGCGGGTCTGCTCATCGCCGCGCTGATCGTGCCACGCGCCTTCAAACTCATGCGCGAGACCGCCAGCGTCCTGATGGAGTTCACCCCGAAGGGGCTGGATCTGGATGCGGTACGAGAGCACATCTTGAAGCTTGACCACGTCAAGGACGTTCACGATGTGCACGCCTCTACCGTCGCAACCGGCTTGCCCACCCTCACGGCGCATGTGGTGGTCGAGGACGCCTGCTTCACGGACGGTCACGCCGCTGAAGTTCTCCAAGATGTGAAGGACTGCGTGGCTGACCACTTCGAAGTCTCCGTCTACCATTCGACATTCCAAATCGAGACCGAGCACATCAGCGAGCACGAATCGGAATCCGTCAAGCACGCATAGTCAATGCGCCCAGCCCGAACTTCCAAACACGGCGGACAAGACGTCCCGACGATACCCGGGCGTGTCGAACGATGCAACCGTCGGGCGTGTCGCGGTCGTCATCCGTTCACCGATCGGTCTTCAGAACGTCACGGTTCCCGGCTAGCCTGGCGCGCATGATCACGCATCGCCGCGTCCGCGCGGCCGCTCTCACAGCCCTCCTGGTCGTCGGCGTTGCCGTCATGACCGCCGTCCCTGCCGTCGCCGCACCGCCGGATCGTGCGCCGAGTGATTCCGACCTGCGCTTCGCCACTTTCAACGCCTCGCTCAATCGCGGCACCGAGGGCGCGCTCGTCGCCGATCTCGCCGCCCCTGGCAACCCTCAGGCGGATGCCGTCGCCGAGATCATCCAGCGCTCGAACCCCGACGTGCTGCTGATCAACGAGTTCGACTACGACGCAGGCGGTGAGGCGCTGCGGCTGTTCCAGGAGAACTACCTGTCGGTGCCGCACGACGATGCGAAGCCCGTCGAATACGCCTATCGGTACTCCGCCCCGGTCAACACGGGGGTGCCCAGTGGGTTCGACCTGAACAACGACGGCGCGATCTCCGGCGGCGACGACGCCTGGGGCTTCGGTCTCTTCCCCGGTCAGTACGGGATGGCGGTCTACTCGAAGTACCCGATCGATCAGGACGCCATCCGCACCTTCCAGAACCTCGTCTGGGCGGACATGCCTGGCGCGCTTCTCCCCGACGACCCCACGACGGCGGAGCCCGCCGACTTCTACTCCGCGGAGGAGCTCGCCCGATTCCCACTCTCGAGCAAATCTCACTGGGACGTGCCGATCGAGGTGTCGAAGAACAAGACCGTGCACTTCCTCGTCTCGCATCCGACTCCGCCGACGTTCGACGGTGCAGAGGATCGCAACGGCCGACGCAACCACGACGAGATCCGGCTGTGGGCCGACTACATCGCGGGCGGCAAGACGGCCTCGTACATCGTCGACGACCAGGGCGGGGAAGGCGGTCTCGGCCGCAACGAGCTCTTCGTGATCGCCGGCGACCAGAACGCCGACCCGAACGACGGCGACTCCACAGACGGTGCGATCGATCAGCTCCTGGATAGCCCTCGCGTCAACACGGCATCCGTGCACACCAGCACAGGCGCACTGGAGGCGACCGAACTGCAGGGCGGAATCAACCTCGAGCACGTGGGCGACCCCGCGCAGGACACGGCCGACTTCTCCGAGCCTCCAGGAAACGTCCGCGTCGACTACGTGCTGCCCAGCCGCCAGATCCGGATCCTCGACTCGGGGGTCTTCTGGCCGGCATCGGATGATCCGCTCTCCCGCCTGACCGGCGTCTACCCGTTCCCCTCCAGCGACCACCGGCTCGTCTGGTCCGACGTGGACGTTCCAGGAGGCGGGCAGCGCTGACCCGCTCGAAGCGCGGCATCCGCCTCATGGGGGATGCCGCGCTGATCGACGCTGACTAGCGTGGAGTCATGCCTGATGACCGGATGAGCGGACAAGAGGCGCGACAGCGGATGAGCTGGGGCGCCGGCATCGCGCTGGGAATGGGCGTCGGCGTCGCCATGGGCGCAGCGCTCGACGACATGGGGCTCGGCATCTCGATCGGCATCGCCATCGGAGTGGCGTTCGCCATCGCGCTGGGCGCGGTCGGGCGACGCAAGCGTCCGCCAGAGGAACAGGAAGACGACGCCGACCCCGGCGGTGGAGCGGATTCAGCCAGCTGAGGCGTCTCGCCACTTCTCGAGGAAGACGCGCACGTCGAGAAGCTCGTCTTCGGAGATGCTGTGGGTCAACCCGGGGTAGACGCGGCCGGTGAGCTCGGAGTGGTCAGGCAGCCACTGCGCCGTGTGGGCGATCAGCTGAGCCGGGATCACGTCGTCGTTCGTACCGCGGCCCCAGAAGACGCGGGGCCGCGCTTCGCGCAGCGCCTCGTCTTCCGGCAGATCACCGGGTGAGGTGTAGCCGCTGAGCGCGACCACGGCCCCGAAGCGCGCTGGATCGAGGCGCAGCGCCTGCAGTGCGACCGCGGCGCCCTGCGAGAACCCGAGCAGCGCCACAGTCGGCGCGTCGCCTGCCGCGACGTCGAGCCACCGCAGAAATGCGCGGGCGGCGATCGTCACAGCATCCGGATCCCGTCCGTTCAGACCGTCGATCGCGTACCACGACCTGCCAGGCATAGGCCACGGCGGCGCAAGGGGCGCGGCGACGGATGCCACGGCGACGCCTTCGGGAAGGAAAGGCGCGAGCCCGAACAGGTCGTGCTCGTCGGCGCCGTACCCGTGCAGCAGCACGAGCAGCGGCAGACCTGCGCGTTCTTCGGGTGCCCAGCGCGTGGCAGCCGCGTCGATTCTGAGTTCCTCGCTCACGGCATCCATCCTGCCAGCCTGCACTGACATGCACCGCCGCAGAACTGCGCAGACGCAGACACTGGTAGAAATGAGACATGTCGGTGCGCACACCTGATCCTGACCCCGAGGGGGGCGACGACGACCTCTCCCGGTTCAGTGAGCTGCCCGCAGACGCGAACAATCCGGCATGGCTGAGCGAGTTCGAGCTCGCAGAGGCT from Microbacterium profundi includes the following:
- a CDS encoding transferase; the encoded protein is MGKNYIDIEDEQGSTLRYRKHVNGRGLVAHGAKVHPKAVVEAGAYVEPGARVGAGTKVARGAWVEPDAVIGDNAYIDAHAHIGQGAAVGDGAHIGVRTEIGAGARIARGARIGADEIVAAGLRISTDRKGLWLAA
- a CDS encoding Lhr family ATP-dependent helicase; translated protein: MSDASTGSAHRVLDRFTPATQDWFRGAFSAPTPAQAGAWDAISAGRHALVVAPTGSGKTLSAFLWAIDRVFRERTDAGDAAPAKGTARTRILYISPLKALGVDVERNLRSPLVGIGQSARRLGLAAPSVSVGVRSGDTTSSDRRKLVSDPPDILITTPESLYLMLTSRAGETLRDVHTVIIDEVHAVAATKRGAHLAVSLERLDALRRAGREDTSPAQRIGLSATVRPIDEVARFLGGSEPVEIVAPKASKTFDLSVVVPMADMTNPPPPPGTPPASDDPAEYTEVTGSVWPHVEEAIVDRILENKSTIVFSNSRRLAERLTGRLNEIYAERTLRQAQGPSVPVPERAGPPAAMMAQAGSTAGADAVLAKAHHGSVSKEQRALVEEELKSGILRCVVATSSLELGIDMGAVDLVIQVEAPPSAASGLQRVGRAGHQVGEISRAALFPKHRGDVLHTAIVTERMLAGKIEAIAVPRNPLDILAQQTVAACALAPISVEEWFETVRRSAPFQSLPRSAYEATLDLLAGRFPSDEFAELRPRLVWDRDAGTLTGRPGAQRIAVTSGGTIPDRGLFGVFVPGEGAGRRVGELDEEMVYESRVGDVFTLGTTSWRIAEITHDRVNVLPAYGQPGKVPFWHGDGIGRPYELGEALGKFSREVSAAAPEKAAQRLIEAGLDEQARTNLMAHLSEQREATGTLPTDRTLTVERGRDEVGDWRVILHSPYGMKVHAPWALAINARIRERLSVEGSAVASDDGIIVRIPDADAEPPGAELFVFDPDELEHVVTEEVGGSALFASRFRECAARALLMPRMNPNKRTPLWQQRQRSAQLLEVARRHPTFPVILETLREVLQDVYDLPSLRRLTNAIAERKVRLVETEPAQPSPYARDLLFGYVGAFMYEGDSPLAERRAAALSVDPALLGELLGTVELRELLDPDVLAQWEQEAQRLDPERRVRGLEGVADLLRMLGPLDPAEVAERLQDPSAESGSADGSLSERSETKRAERAQRDEASPESASGAIAQQHLDDLVAARRAIPVTIAGTARVAAIEDAGRLRDALGVALPTGIPVAFLEPFADPLGDLVARFARTHGPFTTDAVSLRFGIGSAVARHTLQRLENTGRLTSGYFLPAPSTGSGSGSSSEIEWCDTEVLRRLRMRSLAAIRGSVEPVSPEAYARFLPEWQHLGRPLEGLDGVVSVIEQFAGVPIPASAWESLVLPSRVRDYTPALLDELTASGEVIWSGHGTLPGRDGWVSLHPADLAPFTLPEPEDEIAPDSLEAQLLSALGAGGAYFAAQLREMTGAENEQSVLEALWNLTWSSRVTNDTFAPIRSLLAGGSQAHRVTRRAPRTRTYRDMSLARTPARPAAVGGRWSLLPSTGSGSDSGDAARRATVNAGLLLDRYGVVTRGAVQAEGAPGGFAQAYRVLAGFEEAGHCRRGYVIEKLGAAQFAASATVDRLRTFAALADPPPRKAVTLAATDPANPYGAALAWPRREGVSHRPGRKAGGLVVLVDGALVLYLERGGRTVLAFDDDPELLRAAASDLAVTSRARRLETLTVEKINGEAIYGTDFAMALQEAGFVATPRGFALRKAI
- a CDS encoding DNA-formamidopyrimidine glycosylase family protein, with product MPEGDTVFRTALRLDEALAGEVVTRFDLRVPAFATADLTGDTIGGCVSRGKHLLLRVGEMTLHSHLRMDGAWLLYRPGEKWKHPDFKVRAIVGTADREAVGVDIAEVELIPTSAEDQLLGHLGPDPLADDWNPVEAARRLGADARSIHVALLDQRNVAGFGNEYAAELLFLRGILPTTPAPEVDVRALLDLGTRTIRANRLRVNRTFTGVDRPGRSTWVYGRGNRPCRRCGTLIRRGEQGADPTRERVTFWCPSCQR
- a CDS encoding PhnE/PtxC family ABC transporter permease, translated to MTTLAERPAALAERLSRVPRPAPRLSTVVSYGVIIAVLGLGVWSFIGLDYSLKSLETTGANLSRFLSMATPMQWPGWDVTAEVQGGGEKVFVTTWVGFEPIWDMFLTIVITLALVIAGTALAAVLSIPVAYGAARNTTPNAAVMALCRGIGVVTRAIPDIVFVVVLAFLWFNSGTLPAIVAIGIHSVGMISKMFADAIEQVDEGPRLAIRSAGGTKAQQFWSGVVPQVLPAWVAVTLHRADINLRGTVILGVVGVVGIGYELDDALHGGPAGMRRVIPLVVIIIALCVLFEIVSSLLRSRLLNVRPTGKSVGDTVARAVARRKASAEGATSTGTATTHDRNTRIEAAMHRPWDRTRVGNTLWIWLGIAAVVGAFLYTAPDVTKMFAPAWNEIVDPTRDRAIWPPHFGSRDWSDVLAAVVTTIQIAFAATLMATIISAIVGPLSARNVAPNSTVRNVFRGIALVIRAIPDLVVAILFIIAAGIGPQAGALALGIGGVGLLAKLIGDSMEEVPNGPERALAAAGGTRAQVFFSSTVPMSVPALVSHLMYLLEQNIRSATLLGIVGAGGIGFLLLNALQGRHFDEVLAYVLVIIGMVVIVEAASILIRRALK
- a CDS encoding EI24 domain-containing protein, with the translated sequence MIREFFTGVRILGRGFGMWRTRPKLLALGLIPAVIAFLLLAGALIPLGLTLGSITDWATPFADAWVSPWQELLRFSLGAVILVAALALSGAVFTALTLTIGDPFYQRIWRGIERSLGGPEPTGDTGLLTTIGEGIRLVVLGILVALLTLVIGFIPVVGGVLASVIGVILSGRLVARELTGRAFDARGLTAYSRSALLRSGRARVIGFGVATQLCFLIPFGAIITMPAAVAGSTILARSLTERAAPPDA